In the genome of Tannockella kyphosi, one region contains:
- a CDS encoding GNAT family N-acetyltransferase, translating to MKILTINDFDTVQPYIEKANYKGYNSNFVTLMMWNHEYHIQYDIVDDILMMLLEFDNHQFFSMPFCIKDKIPQAIEWMKVYAHDHHIEFRIECVTKDIRDYIQSLYKDDFSYVQHLGYSDYIYDLSTLVSLKGKKMQKRRNHYNYFLKQYNNFVFKEIEVDDFYNIYQCLEQWSTLHQDDEMVNSEFIGISYLLNNLEKLPVKTGCIYLDGKLEAFTIGSLLPHSTVQIHVEKANKDIRGLYVAINKLFLEYHYSDYLYVNREEDMGIESLRKAKQSLHPIDMIDKYRIFYNQYIIEENEDAYKDQLIELWKNNFDDEDDESTEYFFSYHYPINDCFVMTYHQQVISCVFVHQYNTEAGLVNYVVGVATKIEHQHNHCMKHLLQHVMQLEKFKDYPFYLMTDKPFVYESLGFQELYYKNKLLINTFDDSVCTLDNHKASCYEMLDLYNQVMTNFSGYRIRDIDYYELFLIRAVAYKQVVLCYYQDDKLVGYLLYSIQNEIVIDEIICLNSNIFKQMIQSFKGFNKSIIVYCDITNDVNFNYKRVCVMYSNLNILNSKNPLFISEIM from the coding sequence ATGAAAATATTAACTATTAATGATTTTGATACAGTACAACCATATATAGAAAAAGCAAATTATAAAGGTTATAATTCAAATTTTGTGACATTAATGATGTGGAATCACGAATATCATATTCAATATGATATAGTTGATGATATTTTAATGATGCTTTTAGAATTTGATAATCATCAATTCTTTTCAATGCCTTTTTGCATAAAAGATAAAATACCTCAAGCAATAGAATGGATGAAAGTATATGCTCATGATCATCATATTGAGTTTCGTATAGAATGCGTTACTAAAGATATTCGTGATTATATTCAATCATTATATAAAGATGATTTTTCTTATGTTCAACACTTAGGATATAGTGATTATATTTATGATTTATCTACTTTAGTTTCATTAAAAGGCAAAAAAATGCAAAAAAGACGTAATCATTATAATTATTTTTTAAAACAATATAATAATTTTGTATTTAAAGAAATAGAGGTTGATGATTTTTACAATATTTATCAATGTTTAGAACAATGGTCTACACTTCATCAAGATGATGAAATGGTCAATAGTGAATTTATTGGTATTTCTTATCTATTAAATAATTTAGAAAAATTACCTGTAAAAACAGGATGTATTTATCTAGATGGAAAATTAGAAGCATTTACGATTGGATCATTGTTACCTCATAGTACAGTTCAAATACATGTAGAAAAAGCTAACAAAGATATCCGTGGTTTATATGTTGCTATTAATAAATTGTTTTTAGAATATCATTATAGCGACTATTTGTATGTTAATAGAGAAGAAGATATGGGTATTGAATCTTTACGTAAAGCGAAACAATCGTTGCATCCTATTGATATGATTGATAAATATCGTATTTTTTATAATCAATATATTATTGAAGAAAATGAGGATGCATATAAAGATCAATTGATTGAATTATGGAAAAACAATTTTGATGATGAAGATGATGAATCAACAGAATATTTCTTTTCCTATCATTATCCTATCAATGATTGTTTTGTAATGACCTATCATCAACAAGTAATATCTTGTGTTTTTGTTCATCAATACAATACGGAAGCTGGGTTAGTTAACTATGTGGTGGGTGTTGCTACCAAAATAGAACATCAACATAATCATTGTATGAAACATCTTTTACAACATGTTATGCAATTAGAAAAATTTAAAGATTATCCTTTTTATTTAATGACAGATAAACCATTTGTATATGAAAGCTTAGGATTTCAAGAGTTATATTATAAAAACAAATTACTGATCAACACTTTTGATGATTCAGTTTGTACGTTAGACAATCATAAAGCATCATGTTATGAAATGTTGGATTTATATAATCAAGTAATGACCAATTTTAGTGGCTATCGAATTAGAGATATTGATTATTATGAGTTATTTCTAATTAGAGCTGTTGCTTATAAACAAGTTGTTTTGTGTTATTATCAGGATGATAAATTGGTTGGATATCTGTTGTATTCTATTCAAAATGAAATTGTTATTGATGAAATTATATGCTTAAATTCTAATATTTTTAAACAAATGATACAATCTTTTAAAGGTTTTAATAAATCAATTATCGTTTATTGTGATATTACTAATGATGTAAATTTTAATTATAAAAGAGTTTGTGTTATGTATTCTAATCTAAATATATTGAATTCAAAAAATCCTTTATTTATAAGTGAAATCATGTAA
- the purF gene encoding amidophosphoribosyltransferase, whose amino-acid sequence MDRELHEECGVFAIYGSKNAASMCYYGLHSLQHRGQEAAGILVKDDCEFNIQKGEGLVTEVFDTSSLLKLKGDVAIGHVRYSTAGGGGLANVQPLLFRTMQGSLGIAHNGNIVNANELKRELEAQGSIFSSTSDTEILGHLIKRQEGHMIDRICLSLEKLDGAFAFLILIENALYVARDKYGLRPLSIGIMPDGAYVFSSETCAFDIVGAKYLRDVEPGEVVRVKKDQLLTKKYTQAVSDTMCAMEYIYFSRPDSDLDGINVHTTRKEAGKQLFREAPIDVDVIIGVPDSSISAAIGYSEESGIPYEMGLVKNKYVGRTFIQPTQEMREQGVRMKLSAVSSIVRNKKVVMIDDSIVRGTTSKRIVHLLKEAGAKEVHVRIASPAIKFPCFYGVDTSSMDELISNKMDIDKLCTYIEADSLAFISEAGISRAIHGNSTTSKCSLCLACFNGDYVTELYDSFENN is encoded by the coding sequence ATGGATAGAGAATTACATGAGGAATGTGGCGTATTTGCTATTTATGGTAGTAAAAATGCTGCTAGTATGTGTTATTATGGATTACATAGTTTGCAACATCGTGGTCAAGAAGCTGCTGGTATTTTAGTAAAAGATGACTGCGAGTTTAATATACAAAAAGGGGAAGGATTAGTTACTGAAGTTTTTGATACGTCTAGTCTTTTAAAATTAAAAGGGGATGTTGCTATTGGGCATGTCCGTTATTCTACTGCAGGTGGTGGTGGACTGGCAAATGTACAACCACTTTTATTCCGTACAATGCAAGGGTCATTAGGAATTGCTCATAATGGAAATATTGTCAATGCAAACGAACTAAAAAGAGAATTAGAGGCTCAAGGAAGTATCTTTTCATCTACTTCGGATACTGAAATTTTAGGCCATTTAATTAAAAGACAAGAAGGTCATATGATTGATAGAATCTGCCTTTCTTTAGAAAAGCTAGATGGAGCTTTTGCTTTTTTAATTCTAATTGAAAATGCATTATATGTAGCTAGAGATAAATATGGTTTAAGACCTTTATCTATTGGTATCATGCCTGATGGAGCGTATGTTTTTTCTTCAGAAACTTGTGCTTTTGATATTGTTGGTGCTAAATATTTAAGGGATGTGGAACCAGGTGAAGTTGTTCGTGTAAAAAAAGATCAATTACTTACAAAAAAATATACACAAGCTGTTAGTGATACAATGTGTGCTATGGAATATATTTATTTTTCAAGACCAGATAGTGATTTAGATGGGATTAATGTTCATACAACTAGAAAAGAAGCTGGGAAACAATTATTTAGAGAAGCACCAATTGATGTAGATGTTATTATTGGTGTTCCAGATTCTTCTATTTCTGCTGCTATTGGGTATTCTGAAGAAAGTGGTATTCCTTATGAAATGGGGCTAGTTAAAAATAAATATGTTGGTAGAACATTTATACAACCAACTCAAGAAATGAGAGAGCAAGGTGTTCGTATGAAGTTATCTGCTGTTTCATCTATTGTGCGTAATAAAAAAGTAGTGATGATTGATGATTCAATTGTGCGTGGAACTACTTCAAAACGAATCGTTCATTTATTAAAAGAGGCTGGTGCAAAAGAAGTACATGTACGTATTGCTTCTCCAGCGATTAAGTTCCCTTGTTTTTATGGAGTAGATACTTCTTCAATGGATGAACTAATATCAAATAAAATGGATATTGATAAATTATGTACTTATATCGAAGCTGATTCTTTGGCTTTTATTAGTGAAGCAGGGATTAGTAGAGCAATTCATGGAAATAGTACGACTAGTAAATGTAGTTTATGCCTAGCTTGTTTTAATGGGGATTATGTAACAGAATTATATGATTCATTTGAAAATAATTAG
- a CDS encoding IclR family transcriptional regulator yields MSDQGNLLVKSLLIIELLAKSESPMGPTEIGNVLDLNKSTVYRILKTLTNHGYAFQNEQGKYRWGPKITELASYAINNLELQVEAKPVLTALGAKLNLSVHLGILDGDNTVYIEKLDTTDNSIKYTHVGYTSPAHCSSIGKCLLSSMSLIELERRLENHTFKQYTKNTITDKEKFKRHLKKVRKQGWSMDKEEYMLGHCCVGAPIYDYQGDAVACISVSGKKQDFNDRNLPLIIEQVIESAQLISIKMGYIGY; encoded by the coding sequence ATGTCAGATCAAGGAAATTTACTAGTTAAATCATTATTAATTATTGAATTATTAGCAAAATCTGAAAGTCCAATGGGTCCAACTGAGATTGGAAATGTTTTAGACTTAAATAAAAGTACTGTTTATCGTATTTTAAAAACTTTAACAAATCATGGCTATGCATTTCAAAATGAACAAGGGAAATATCGTTGGGGGCCTAAGATTACGGAACTAGCAAGTTATGCTATTAATAATCTAGAACTTCAAGTAGAAGCAAAACCAGTTTTAACTGCCCTAGGAGCTAAATTAAATTTATCTGTTCACTTAGGTATATTAGATGGTGATAATACAGTATATATTGAAAAACTGGATACAACTGATAATTCAATTAAATATACTCATGTTGGTTATACTTCACCAGCTCACTGCTCTTCTATTGGAAAGTGTCTATTGTCTTCTATGTCTTTAATCGAATTAGAAAGAAGATTAGAAAATCATACTTTTAAACAATATACAAAAAATACGATAACAGATAAAGAGAAATTCAAAAGACATCTAAAGAAAGTTCGTAAACAAGGATGGTCGATGGATAAAGAGGAATATATGCTTGGACATTGTTGTGTAGGCGCTCCTATTTATGATTATCAAGGTGATGCTGTTGCTTGTATTTCAGTTAGTGGAAAAAAACAAGATTTTAATGATCGTAATTTACCATTAATTATTGAACAAGTAATAGAATCAGCTCAACTTATATCGATAAAAATGGGCTATATTGGGTACTGA
- a CDS encoding ATP-binding protein, giving the protein MELYIYQLDNNHLDIKECYQSYLDGDFSKVAMSLIEMADKYDFSQNLWHSYLTYLLVHNENCFTLALERKEDISLSLELVVKNDLAYFYQLFQSNIEIENKEMNTLLKDFKNTKHIVNKEIFSILLDLQNDLSQANNIHDFYNILKNHYIHYGVGKYGLNKAFRYYENSIRPIIHIGNESLDDLIGCVRQKQALCKNTEAFLLGKEANNVLLYGDNGTGKSSSIKALLNRYYKDGLRMVEVYKHQFIQLPSIIQELQSRDYKFIIFMDDLSFEEFEVEYKYLKAVIEGGLEKKPENILIYATSNRRHLIKQTWGERSDDEINVNDAKQEKLSLSARFGESILFAHPDRKEYLEIIDALAVRYKRMEDKEKLHASALTWAIRHGGYSGRIAKQFILSLD; this is encoded by the coding sequence ATGGAATTATATATTTATCAATTAGATAATAATCATTTAGACATTAAGGAATGCTATCAAAGTTATTTGGATGGGGATTTTAGCAAGGTTGCTATGTCATTAATTGAAATGGCCGATAAATACGACTTTTCACAGAACTTATGGCATAGTTATTTAACATATCTATTAGTACATAATGAAAATTGTTTTACACTAGCATTAGAGCGAAAAGAAGATATCTCTTTAAGTCTTGAACTAGTTGTGAAAAACGATCTTGCCTATTTTTATCAATTATTCCAATCTAACATTGAAATCGAAAACAAAGAAATGAACACGCTATTAAAAGACTTTAAAAACACCAAACATATTGTAAATAAAGAAATATTCTCAATTTTACTAGATTTACAAAATGATTTATCACAAGCCAATAATATTCATGATTTTTATAATATATTAAAAAATCATTATATTCATTATGGTGTTGGAAAATATGGTTTAAATAAAGCATTTCGTTATTATGAAAACTCTATTCGTCCAATCATTCATATTGGTAATGAAAGCTTAGATGATTTAATTGGTTGTGTTCGTCAAAAACAAGCACTATGTAAAAATACAGAAGCCTTCTTATTAGGTAAAGAGGCTAATAATGTGTTATTATATGGTGACAATGGGACTGGTAAGTCTAGTAGTATTAAGGCTTTGTTGAATCGATATTATAAAGATGGTCTAAGAATGGTAGAAGTATATAAACATCAATTTATTCAACTACCATCTATTATTCAAGAATTACAATCAAGAGATTATAAATTCATTATTTTTATGGATGATTTATCATTTGAAGAGTTTGAAGTAGAATATAAATATTTAAAAGCAGTGATAGAAGGTGGGTTAGAGAAAAAACCTGAAAATATTCTTATCTATGCTACAAGTAATCGTCGTCATTTAATTAAACAAACATGGGGTGAAAGAAGTGATGATGAAATTAATGTAAATGATGCAAAACAAGAAAAATTATCATTAAGTGCTCGTTTTGGAGAATCTATTTTATTTGCACATCCTGATCGTAAAGAGTATTTAGAAATTATCGATGCACTAGCAGTACGTTATAAACGAATGGAAGACAAAGAAAAATTACATGCTAGCGCTCTTACTTGGGCTATCCGCCATGGTGGATATTCTGGAAGAATAGCAAAACAGTTTATTTTATCTTTAGATTAG